In a single window of the Coleofasciculus sp. FACHB-1120 genome:
- a CDS encoding ATP-binding sensor histidine kinase codes for MNVAGDLTHVIAGYRAIEQLYSGSRTLVYRAIRETDRHPAVIKVLKREYPSFSELLQFRNQYAIAKNLCLPGVVEAYTLEPYRNSYALVMEDFGGISLKDYAKTRALALDEFLDIAIQITDILNGLYRNRVIHKDLKPANILINPQTKQVKLIDFSISSLLPRETYTTQNPNGLEGTLAYLSPEQTGRMNRGIDYRSDFYSLGITFFELLTGQLPFPSHDPMELVHCHVAKQPPTVCSLNPDIPLVLSNIVSKLMAKNAEDRYQNVLGLKHDLERCLQELQAGQIQLFELGERDICDRFLISEKLYGRQTEVEILLNAFNHVSQGSSEIMLVAGFSGIGKTAVVNEVHKPIVQQRGYFIKGKFDQFNRNIPFAAFVQAFRDLMGQLLSETDEQLERWKAKILSALGENGQVIIQVIPELERIIGQQPPVAEQVGNASQNRFNLLFPKFIQVFTTQDHPLVIFLDDLQWADSASLKLMQLLMSDTHAGYLLLIGAYRDNEVSPAHPLMLTLDEVRSSGAVVNTITLKPLIQNDLNYLVADTLSCSQEIAAPLTELVYQKTQGNPFFATQFLKALHEEGWITFNTEIGYWQCDIAQIRALALTDDVVEFMAHQLQKLPASAQTVLKLAACIGNKFDLATLAIVDEKSQAETASDLWKALQEGLVLPTSEVYKFFQEKSELRGQNPSSSELLDSDSCSYKFLHDRVQQAAYSLIPDEQKQIAHLKIGQLLLTHTSVAEQEEKLFEIVNQLNIGKSLIFDKTQQTELAQLNLKAGQKARAATAYIAAFQYCTTGIDLLPEDGWQTQYETTLALYKSATEAAYLSGNFEQMKQLAASVTEHSKTLLDTIEVYEVQIQAAQAQHQFVEAVRIALKIVERLGTTIPEQPSQSDTALAFETTKSILAGRQPLDLIDLPQITEPNKLAVVRILAAVSSVAFVAAPTLLPFIVLEQVNLSVRYGNSSFSTNGYAYYGLMLCGVIGDVDRGYQFGQLALKLLEYFNTKELKARVYVGVHFSIWHWKEPLRESLPFFREGYQVGLETGDLEAATICAFGYVMHSWFVGKELIELSRESSTFRAQLNQLNQAGLSSHLTIFQQAILNLTEDAAEAWQLTGNAFDRDEMLPKIERAGDRTALSYFYVSQLILYYLFGKVEMAVEAAIAAENYLSSATGLFVVPLFYTYDSLAHLAIYSRVSEVEQQSILQRVAKNQEKMKSWAQLAPANHRHKFYLVEAERYRVLEDKSEALEFYDRAIARSTENEYLQEVALANELAAKFYLEWGKPRVARDYLHDAYYGYARWGATAKVSNLEQSYPELLALILQPDELQLASEITLHATHTLASHTITSKSSTSSNSISAALDLKTVLKASQTLSSEIHLEQLLSTLLQVVIENAGADKCALLLLKENQLVVEAISTVTYCSIMEPIPLEDSLEEIPIAFINSVKHTLQPSVVSNPTAHPFLMADPYVIRQQPKSLMCAPILHQGKLLGILYLENNLTTGVFTSDRVEILNLLCTQAAISLENARLYQRAQDALSNLQQAQLQLVQSEKMSALGNLVAGVAHEINNPVGFIGGNLKPAKDYIKDLFELIDLYQKKLPNPDAEIEEEIEAIDLAYLREDLPKLIDSMKLGVERIRGITSSLRTFSRADRDRKVPFNLHDGIDSTILILKHRLKPSNACPAIEVVKDYGDLPLVDCFAGQLNQVFMNILANAIDALEESNKGRTLEAMKPNPHCISIQTRPTPDNRHVIIRIADNGVGMKENIQQKVFDHLFTTKPVGKGTGLGLAIARQIVEETHGGKLSVNSVLGEGTAFIIEIPV; via the coding sequence ATGAATGTCGCCGGAGATTTAACTCACGTAATTGCCGGATACCGCGCGATCGAGCAACTGTACAGTGGCTCTAGGACCCTAGTTTATCGAGCCATCCGCGAAACCGATCGACATCCGGCGGTGATCAAAGTTCTGAAGCGCGAGTATCCCAGCTTCAGCGAACTGCTGCAATTTCGCAATCAATACGCCATCGCCAAAAATCTATGTCTGCCGGGAGTCGTTGAAGCCTACACTCTAGAACCCTATCGCAACAGCTATGCCCTGGTAATGGAAGATTTTGGTGGTATTTCCCTCAAAGACTATGCCAAGACTCGTGCGCTGGCGCTAGATGAGTTTTTAGACATCGCCATTCAAATAACTGACATTCTCAACGGACTCTACCGAAACCGAGTTATTCACAAAGACCTCAAACCTGCCAACATTCTAATTAATCCTCAAACCAAACAAGTCAAGCTGATTGACTTCAGCATTTCCTCCCTGCTGCCACGAGAAACCTACACCACTCAAAACCCAAACGGACTAGAAGGCACCCTAGCTTATCTCTCCCCAGAACAAACCGGACGCATGAACCGGGGAATCGACTATCGCAGCGATTTCTATTCCCTGGGCATTACCTTCTTTGAATTGCTCACCGGCCAACTACCCTTTCCATCCCACGATCCGATGGAATTGGTGCATTGTCATGTTGCCAAGCAGCCGCCTACCGTTTGTAGCTTGAATCCAGATATTCCCTTGGTACTGTCAAACATCGTCAGTAAACTGATGGCGAAAAATGCGGAAGACCGCTATCAAAATGTTCTTGGACTCAAACACGATCTAGAACGATGCTTGCAAGAATTACAAGCGGGACAAATCCAACTATTTGAGTTGGGAGAGCGAGATATTTGCGATCGCTTTCTCATCTCAGAAAAGCTCTATGGCCGGCAAACTGAAGTAGAAATCCTACTCAATGCCTTCAATCACGTCAGTCAAGGAAGCAGCGAAATAATGCTCGTTGCCGGGTTTTCCGGGATTGGCAAGACAGCAGTTGTCAACGAAGTCCACAAACCCATTGTCCAGCAACGAGGCTATTTCATCAAAGGAAAATTTGACCAATTCAACCGCAACATTCCCTTCGCTGCCTTTGTCCAAGCGTTTCGCGACTTAATGGGACAACTGTTGAGCGAGACAGACGAACAATTGGAGCGATGGAAAGCCAAAATTCTCTCAGCACTGGGAGAAAACGGACAGGTCATTATTCAAGTCATCCCCGAACTCGAACGAATTATCGGTCAACAGCCACCTGTTGCCGAACAGGTTGGGAATGCGAGTCAAAATCGCTTCAACTTGTTGTTCCCAAAGTTTATACAGGTATTTACCACCCAAGACCATCCCTTAGTCATCTTTCTCGATGACTTGCAGTGGGCAGATTCGGCATCGCTCAAGTTGATGCAATTGCTAATGAGCGACACTCACGCTGGCTACCTTCTGTTAATTGGCGCTTACCGAGATAACGAGGTTTCTCCTGCTCATCCTCTAATGCTGACGCTGGATGAAGTTCGCAGCAGCGGTGCCGTAGTCAACACCATCACTCTGAAACCCCTGATTCAAAATGACCTCAACTACCTGGTTGCAGATACTCTGAGTTGTTCGCAAGAGATTGCTGCACCGCTGACAGAATTGGTGTACCAAAAAACTCAAGGCAATCCCTTCTTTGCCACCCAATTTCTCAAAGCGTTACATGAAGAAGGATGGATTACATTCAACACTGAAATTGGGTACTGGCAGTGTGACATTGCTCAAATTCGAGCGCTGGCATTGACGGATGATGTGGTTGAATTTATGGCGCATCAGTTGCAGAAGTTGCCCGCATCCGCTCAAACAGTGCTGAAACTTGCCGCCTGCATTGGCAACAAGTTTGACTTAGCAACCCTGGCGATCGTTGACGAAAAATCTCAAGCCGAGACTGCTTCAGACTTATGGAAAGCTTTGCAAGAGGGATTGGTTTTACCCACCAGTGAGGTTTATAAGTTTTTCCAGGAAAAGTCAGAATTGAGGGGACAAAATCCCTCCAGCTCGGAACTTCTCGATTCTGACTCGTGTTCTTACAAATTCTTGCACGATCGCGTCCAGCAAGCTGCTTATTCCCTGATTCCAGACGAGCAAAAACAAATCGCTCACCTTAAAATCGGGCAACTGTTACTGACTCATACATCGGTTGCCGAACAAGAAGAGAAACTGTTTGAGATTGTCAATCAACTTAATATTGGGAAATCTCTAATATTCGATAAAACTCAACAAACGGAACTCGCCCAACTCAATCTGAAAGCCGGACAAAAAGCTAGAGCCGCAACCGCCTATATAGCCGCATTTCAATATTGCACGACCGGGATCGATTTGCTGCCTGAAGATGGCTGGCAAACTCAGTACGAAACAACCCTAGCACTTTACAAATCTGCTACTGAAGCAGCTTATCTGAGTGGCAACTTCGAGCAGATGAAACAATTGGCAGCGAGCGTTACAGAACACTCTAAAACGCTGTTAGATACGATCGAGGTCTATGAAGTTCAAATTCAAGCCGCTCAAGCTCAACATCAATTTGTAGAAGCCGTACGGATTGCTCTGAAGATTGTAGAGCGTTTGGGAACCACTATTCCAGAGCAACCCAGCCAATCAGATACTGCACTGGCATTCGAGACGACTAAATCCATCTTGGCTGGAAGGCAACCGCTGGATTTAATCGATTTGCCCCAAATAACAGAGCCTAACAAGTTAGCAGTTGTACGGATTCTTGCGGCTGTTTCTTCGGTTGCCTTTGTTGCAGCTCCAACGCTCTTACCGTTTATTGTCCTCGAACAGGTCAATTTATCCGTTCGATATGGCAATAGTTCATTTTCTACAAATGGTTATGCCTATTATGGATTGATGCTTTGTGGGGTAATAGGAGACGTAGACAGGGGCTATCAATTCGGACAACTCGCATTAAAGCTGCTCGAATATTTTAATACAAAAGAATTAAAAGCTAGAGTCTATGTCGGAGTTCACTTTAGTATTTGGCATTGGAAAGAACCCCTTAGAGAAAGCCTGCCGTTTTTCCGAGAAGGGTATCAAGTTGGACTGGAAACAGGCGATTTAGAAGCAGCAACTATTTGTGCATTTGGTTATGTTATGCACTCCTGGTTTGTCGGTAAAGAACTAATCGAACTGAGCCGAGAAAGTTCTACCTTCCGCGCTCAACTGAATCAACTCAACCAAGCAGGGCTTTCCAGTCATCTCACTATTTTTCAGCAAGCGATTTTGAATTTAACTGAAGATGCGGCTGAGGCGTGGCAATTGACTGGAAATGCTTTTGATCGCGATGAAATGCTACCCAAGATCGAGCGAGCTGGCGATCGCACAGCCCTGTCCTATTTCTATGTGAGTCAACTTATTTTATATTATCTATTTGGAAAAGTTGAGATGGCAGTTGAAGCCGCGATTGCCGCCGAAAATTACCTCAGTAGTGCGACGGGATTGTTTGTAGTTCCCCTCTTTTATACCTACGATTCTTTAGCGCATCTAGCAATTTATTCTCGGGTTTCCGAAGTAGAACAACAAAGCATTCTTCAACGGGTAGCTAAAAACCAGGAAAAGATGAAAAGTTGGGCGCAACTCGCTCCAGCAAATCACCGACACAAATTTTATTTAGTTGAAGCCGAAAGATACCGAGTATTAGAGGACAAATCAGAAGCATTGGAATTCTACGATCGTGCGATCGCACGATCGACAGAAAATGAATATCTCCAAGAAGTTGCCTTAGCAAATGAATTAGCAGCCAAATTCTATCTAGAGTGGGGAAAACCCCGCGTTGCTAGAGACTACCTACACGATGCTTACTACGGCTATGCCCGCTGGGGAGCTACAGCTAAGGTGAGCAATTTGGAGCAATCCTATCCCGAACTTCTGGCATTAATTTTGCAACCGGATGAATTACAACTGGCATCAGAGATAACGCTCCATGCAACGCATACTCTTGCATCCCATACGATTACTAGTAAATCATCTACATCTAGTAACAGCATATCTGCCGCATTAGATCTAAAAACGGTTCTCAAAGCCTCCCAAACCCTCTCTAGCGAAATCCATTTAGAGCAATTGCTCTCGACATTGCTGCAAGTAGTGATTGAAAATGCGGGTGCGGACAAATGTGCTTTGCTGTTGCTTAAAGAGAATCAGTTGGTCGTTGAAGCAATTAGCACAGTTACTTATTGCTCCATCATGGAGCCGATTCCCCTCGAAGATAGTCTGGAGGAGATTCCGATTGCATTCATCAACAGCGTCAAGCACACCTTACAACCCTCAGTGGTTAGTAACCCTACAGCTCATCCTTTCTTAATGGCAGATCCTTACGTTATCCGCCAGCAGCCTAAAAGCTTGATGTGCGCTCCAATTCTTCATCAAGGTAAATTGCTGGGCATTCTTTACTTGGAGAATAACCTGACTACTGGGGTCTTTACGAGCGATCGCGTTGAAATCCTCAATCTCCTGTGTACCCAAGCTGCAATCTCGCTAGAAAATGCGCGTCTCTATCAGCGAGCACAAGATGCCCTTTCTAACTTGCAGCAAGCGCAACTGCAACTCGTACAGAGCGAAAAGATGTCTGCACTCGGCAATCTGGTTGCCGGAGTGGCTCACGAAATTAACAATCCAGTTGGCTTTATTGGTGGAAATCTGAAACCAGCTAAAGATTATATTAAAGACTTGTTTGAGCTGATCGATCTGTATCAGAAAAAGCTTCCCAATCCCGATGCCGAGATTGAAGAGGAAATCGAAGCGATCGATCTGGCGTATTTGCGAGAAGATTTACCGAAGTTGATTGACTCGATGAAGTTGGGTGTCGAACGAATTCGCGGCATTACTAGCAGTTTGCGAACCTTTTCCAGAGCCGATCGCGATCGCAAAGTTCCATTCAATCTTCACGACGGAATTGACAGCACGATTTTGATTCTCAAACACCGTTTAAAACCTAGTAACGCTTGTCCCGCTATTGAGGTAGTAAAAGACTATGGAGATTTACCTCTAGTTGATTGTTTTGCCGGACAGTTAAATCAGGTATTTATGAATATCCTCGCGAATGCTATCGATGCTTTAGAAGAGTCTAATAAAGGACGCACTTTAGAAGCAATGAAACCAAATCCCCATTGCATTAGCATTCAAACCCGTCCGACACCAGACAATCGGCACGTTATCATTCGTATTGCCGATAACGGAGTAGGAATGAAAGAAAACATTCAGCAAAAAGTATTCGACCATCTATTCACAACCAAACCAGTCGGTAAAGGAACGGGGTTGGGATTGGCGATCGCTCGTCAAATAGTTGAAGAAACTCATGGTGGAAAATTGAGTGTTAACTCGGTTCTAGGTGAAGGAACAGCATTTATTATTGAAATCCCGGTGTAA